In Natranaerobius thermophilus JW/NM-WN-LF, the genomic stretch GCCTTCAATATATCTCCAGATGAATTGAATAACACTATCTCAACAAATATTGATAGTTCAAAAACACCTGAAGCTGTTTTGATTACTAATCCTAGTTACCACGGAGTTGCCATTGATATGAACAAAGTTGCATTGGATAGTAATATACCCTTGCTAGTTGACGAAGCCCATGGAGCACATTTTATTTTTTCAAAGGATTTGCCTCCTGATGCTTCAGAATATGGTGGCGATTTGTGGGTTCAAAGTACACATAAAACTCTAGGTTCTCTTACTCAAAGTTCCATGCTTCATGGAATTGAAAATTTGGTTTCTCGGGAAAAATTAGCTTTTATGCTACAACTTGTGCAAACCACTAGTCCATCATATCCTTTAATGGCATCATTAGAATCTGTAATCGAATATGCTGACAAATATCATAAACATTGGCAGGAATTTATTAGCAACAGGTTAAAATATATTAGAAATAAAATTTGCGAAATTCCAGGATTACAACTGGTGACACCAGAACAAATTACGACAGGATTTAAATTGGACCCGTCTAAGTTAACTATTGATTTACGGGAACTAAATATTTCCGGGTATAAATTATCAGATTTACTCCGAAATGAATTTGGAATTCAGGTTGAATTGGTAGATAGTAATAGTATTATGCTTATGTTAACTCCATATCACACGGAGAGGGAGTTAGATTATCTTATAAATAGCCTGGAAACAATAGTAAACAATAAAAATAGTTATCAAATTGTCAATAATACTGTAGATAAACAATTAGTAGCAAAAACAGATATTCCCTATCCACAAGTTGAGATTACTCCTAGAGAAGCAGTTTACCAAGAAGGAGAGTATATTGAACTATCTGAAGCTATTGGAAGAGTAGCCCAAGAATTTGTTATTCCTTATCCTCCGGGAATACCTGCATTAGTACCAGGAGAAATTATAACAGGGGATGTATATGAATATTTAAATAAATTAACGGAAAATCCTGAAATACATATACAGGGATTTTACTACAGCAGTTCTAGCTACATTAAAGTGATAAGATGAATCTATTAGAATCTATAACATACAAGGGTGATTACTGTGGAAGAATTTAACCAAGAGTTGAAATTAATGTTGGAGATATTTCCTCCTCATATAAGGGAAAATTTACAAAAAAGAAATGACCTGGAAGATTTGGTGGAAGTAGTCTTGGATTTGGGGAGAAAACCAGAGGCAAGATATCCAAGGGAGTTTATATATTTAACTGATGATACCGTGACAGAAAAGGACTTGGAGTTTATTTATAATCGCACAGGTCCCTTTGGTTTAGATAATCGCTCTGGAATAGAAAAAACTCTACATCGTATTTCTGCCATCAGAAATAGAAGGGATAAAATTGTGGGTCTAACTTGTAGAGTTGGTAAGGCAGTTTATGGTACAGCAGATATAATCAGGGATATTGTAGAACGAGGGGATAAAACTCTTCTTCTTGGACGCCCAGGAGTAGGTAAAACTACTATTTTAAGAGAAGCAGCACGAATACTAGCTGATGAATTTAGAAAACGGGTAATTATAGTTGATACTTCTAATGAAATTGCGGGAGATGGTGATATACCTCATCCCGCCATTGGCCATGCCAGGAGAATGCAGGTTAAGACTCCCGACAAACAGCATGATGTTATGATTGAGGCAGTTGAGAACCACATGCCGGAAGTTATTATTATAGACGAAATTGGTACTTATCAAGAAGCGGAAGCCGCCAGGACTATAGCAGAGCGGGGTGTTCAATTAATCGCTACTGCTCATGGAAATACATTGGAAAATTTGATACTCAATCCCACACTATCAGAATTAATTGGTGGAATAGATACAGTAACTCTCGGAGATGAAGAAGCTAAAAGAAGAAACTCTCAAAAAACTGTTCTAGAAAGAAAGGCACCCTCAACCTTTGATGCAGTTGTAGAGATATTTGATAGAAATACTCTAAAGATCCATGCACCATTGGAAAAAGTAGTTGACTATATTTTAAGGGGTGGAGCACCACGTCCAGAGATAAGACTTAGAAAAAATGACGGTCAGCATGAAATTATCCAAAATTCCAATATCACGGATGAATGGAATGAGATGGATGCCCAAACGGAGGGTAATTATCAAAATGACGCATTACAAAAGATTTATCCCTATGCCGTTAGCAAAGATACATTAAAACGTTTAATTAAAGAATTACAAGTTCCTGCAAAGCTTACCAAACACATGCAAGAAGCTGATATAATGTTAACAGTTAAAGCCCAAAAACGAAAAGGGGCTAAAAAAATCCAAAAAGCTTACCAGGAAAATATTCCTGTACATGTAATACGTAAAAATAAAGAAAAACAAGTAGAAAAAGTATTAAGACATATTTTTAAAAAAGAAGTTGAAGAAAATGATTCAGAAATGTAAAGGGGATGGGGAGATTGTCTAAGAGAGGAAAATTTATAACCTTTGAAGGCATAGATGGTTGTGGAAAAAGTACTCAATTAAAAAAAGTAACCTCTAAATTAAAAAAACTAGGGTTTAATGTGGTTTCAACCCGTGAACCTGGTGGAACTAGTGTAGGGGATGCAATTAGAGAAATACTTTTAGCTCCGAAACATTATAATATGACTATTGAAACAGAAGCACTTTTATATGCGGCTTCACGTGTACAACATATTGAAGAATTTATTATTCCCAACTTAGCTGAGGATAACATAGTATTATGTGATCGCTTTGTTGATTCCAGTGTGGCTTATCAAGGGATAAAGCTCTCCCATGAAGAAGTTATCCGTGTAAATCAACCGGCTTATGATAAAGTGACTCCTGATATAACATTTTTAATAGATATAACTCCCGAACGTGCTGCGAAACGGTTAGGTATAGAAAAAGACCGGATTGAAAATAGGGGGGTGAATTATCAATCTCAAGTCAGGGAAAATTACCTTTTTCTAGCTGAAGAAGAACCTGATAGAATAGTGATTATTAATGGCGACCAATCCGAAGAGAAAGTTTTCGAAGAGTTATGGAATGTTTTGGAAGACATATTGATAAGAAACTGACTAAATTATTAACTTGAATGAATTACGGGGAGAGGAGGTTAAAAATGAAAATGAAGTTGATAATTGTTATTTTGCAGGATAAAGATACGCCCCCTTTATTAGATGCCCTGAATGAAAAAGAGATTAGGGTAACTAAACTTGCTAGTAGTGGTGGGTTTTTAAGGGCAGGGAATACCACTTTACTTATTGGTGTTACACAAGATCAGGTGAATGACGTTATTGACCTAATTAAGAACCACTGTAGTTCAAGGCAGCAAATGGTAAACCCTGTTTCCCCCGTAGGAGGAACAACAGATACTTATTTGCCCTTTCCCGTAGAGGTGACTGTGGGTGGCGCTACTATTTTCGTAGTTGATGTAGATAATTTTGAGCAGGTCTAAAGACAGGTTGTGAAGTTAATAAGGGGGATGCTAGAATGGCAAGAATTAGCGGTATAGGCAAAAGAGGTGAAGAAACCAATAACAAAAAAACAGTAACTACTCCCGGGAGTAGAAAGGTGAATCAAAAAAAACAAAATTTTCAAACCCAATTTTCTAAAGCTCATAAACAAGAACTTAATAAAGAGTTGGATCGGCTTGTTGCAGATATTAATGAAAAAGGACAGAACTTAGCGAATCAAATGACTTGGGAAAGTTTTATCTCTTACAGACAGAGCATCAAAAACTTTTTACAGGTATTCATTGGGGAAGCCTACGAAGTAACAGGATCAAGGGGGAGAAATCGCTTTGGTTCCCAAAAACTGTACCGCCATATTGAAACAATAGATCAAAAATTAGCTGAACTGGGAGAAAAGGTTGTTAAAAATGAAGGAGAGAAAATGGAAGTTATTGCAAGAATAGATGAAATAAGAGGGCTCCTTCTGGATTTATATCAATAAATCTAGAAGGAGCTTAATTTTTGAAAAACAAAAATTCAACTTAATAAGCTCTTACGACGCTTACTGATAAATAATTGCTTAACTAGTCAATACAAAACCCAAAAGCAGACCGATTATTAATCCAGCATTAGCAATGTGACTATGTAGGTTATGGGATTGTGGGATTAATTCATCACTTACTATATAGACCATTGCACCAGCTGCAAAAGCTAGTCCCCCTGCAACGAGAACAGGTGATATATTGAAGATGATTAATCCCAGGGCAGCTCCTAATGGTGTCATAAGTCCGGCAAATAAGGTGAGTAAGAAAACTTTAATCCAGCGTAAACCTCCTGCTCTTAAAGGCCCTGCAGTAGCCATGCCCTCTGGTATATTATGAAGACCGATGGCAATGGCAATATATAGTCCAAGTTCTGGGCTCGATTCTAATCCGGCACCAATGGCTAAACCTTCGGGTAAATTGTGTAGAGCTATTCCAAAGAAAATTAGGTAACCGGTACGAAGAATTTCTTTGTTATTCAAAGGGGATGTGTTTTCTTCAATTATGTCTTCTCCTCCTGACATATGGGCGTGGGGAATAAATTTATCAAGTGCATACATCATAATTGCCCCAAAGGAAAAGCCAATAATAGTCGACGACATCGAACCTATCTCTAAGGACTCTGGCATTAAGTCGAAGGCTGATATAGCTAGCATAATACCACCTGCAAATCCTAATAGACCAGATAAAGCCCTTTGACTAGGTTGTCCAAAAAAAGCTACTATTATAGCTCCTATGGCTGTAGAAATACCAGCTAAAAAACTATAGACTAAAGCTTCCATAACAAACCTCCTAGCTTATAATAAAGTTCTGTTAAGTTATATGATATTTGAATCAGTCTCCGTCCCGGAGTTAAGATAGTTTTAGACAGAAATCAAAACCCTCCGGGAGAAAGGAGACTGATCCATGACTAAAGTTGTATGCCCTAGATGCAATAATAACTGCTCTGACAAGTTTTATAGGTTTGGTTTTGATAATCATGGTCATCAAAAGTATCAATGTCAAGAATGTTTTAGTCAGTTTGCACCTAAGACACTTTCTAAAGGCGGGGATAAAAGAGGTCCTAATAAACCTCGTAAATATCCCTCTTGCCCTAAATGCGGTAAAGCTACATTTTTACATCACGACTATGAATTTTATTCTAATTTGAGGTGTTGGGACAAAAGCTGTAATCATTCTTTCTATGTCCCTAAACCTCAAAGTATTCCTGAACCTTCGCAACTTGATATTGACGGCAAAGTAGACTTCTCTAACATGAGACATTCTCTTCATACTGTTATTCGAGCTCTTTACCTGTACTTTATCAATGGTAGCTCTACTAGAGGTGTCTCACAGTTCCTTATTGATTGTGAAGGAATTAAAGTATCTCATGTTACTATTGCTGACTGGACTAAAAAGTTTGCTCCTCTGTTTCTTTATATCTCTAGATATCTAAAGCCAATAGATCTTGACTCTTCTGATGAGTGGCATGTCGACGAAACTGTAATTAAAATTAAAGGCAAAAGATTCTACGCCTGGACTGTTATTGATGCTGAAACTAGATTTGTGCTTGCATTTCATCTATCTCCTTACAGAGATAGCCAGGCTGCTTTTAAAGTGCTGAACTATGCTAAGAAACATTTTGGACAGCCTCATAGTATCGTTACAGATAGATACTGGGCTTACAATGCTCCAATTAAAGTTCTGTTTCCAAACTCTAATCACATCAGAGTCGAGTCTTTTCAAGATGATATCTCTAATAACTTAATTGAATCTTTTTTTCAGATTTTCAAAAGCTGGGTTAAGCAACGCAGAGGATTTGCTTCTTTCCAGTCAGCCAACAAGTTGATTGCGGTATTTGTGTTTGCTTTTAACTTTGTTAGGACAAGCAATGTTTTGAATCAGTCTACTCCTGCTCAAGTTGCTGGGATTAATTACTCTAATCGTAATAGGACTTTTTGGCTTTTACATAGTAATAATGCCGCTTGACTGCCAAATCTTTTGAAATCTTGCGAGCAAATGAGCTTATTTTTCATAACAACTTAACAGACTCTATAATAATTACTATTTTCATATTATACCATAATTTCAAAGAACAAAAATAGTGGATATGTTGCTTTTTATTAACATAACTTGATATAATCAAAAAGAACCAAATAAAAAATTAGGGTTGGGTGGCAATATGGAAACTACTCAAGAAACAATTAACTTTCAGACATGGAGTTTTGATAAGTTTATTGGTCAAGAAAAAATAGTGAAGAACTTATTAAGACAGTTGACTTCAGGTAATACCGGACATGCTTATATGTTTGTAGGTCCTGAAGGACAAGGAAAGGGGAGCCTTGCTAGAATTTTTGCTGCAGGATTACTCTGTGAATCAGTGGACGAAAATTCAGGTCCATGTGGAATATGTTATTCCTGTAGTAAATTGAAAAAGTCGATTCACCCTGATTTAGTGACGATTGGAAGTGAATCTAAATCAATTAAAATAGAAGAAGTTAGAAAAGTAAAACAGTATATTAATTATCGCCCGACGGACTCAAAGAAAAAGATATATTTAATCGAAAGTGCTGAAAATATGACCCGGGAAGGTGCTAATAGCATTTTAAAGATGCTTGAAGAACCTCCTGAATACGTGGTGTTTTTATTGACAGTTAATGAACTTGAAA encodes the following:
- a CDS encoding ZIP family metal transporter encodes the protein MEALVYSFLAGISTAIGAIIVAFFGQPSQRALSGLLGFAGGIMLAISAFDLMPESLEIGSMSSTIIGFSFGAIMMYALDKFIPHAHMSGGEDIIEENTSPLNNKEILRTGYLIFFGIALHNLPEGLAIGAGLESSPELGLYIAIAIGLHNIPEGMATAGPLRAGGLRWIKVFLLTLFAGLMTPLGAALGLIIFNISPVLVAGGLAFAAGAMVYIVSDELIPQSHNLHSHIANAGLIIGLLLGFVLTS
- a CDS encoding YaaR family protein, giving the protein MARISGIGKRGEETNNKKTVTTPGSRKVNQKKQNFQTQFSKAHKQELNKELDRLVADINEKGQNLANQMTWESFISYRQSIKNFLQVFIGEAYEVTGSRGRNRFGSQKLYRHIETIDQKLAELGEKVVKNEGEKMEVIARIDEIRGLLLDLYQ
- a CDS encoding IS6 family transposase, with protein sequence MTKVVCPRCNNNCSDKFYRFGFDNHGHQKYQCQECFSQFAPKTLSKGGDKRGPNKPRKYPSCPKCGKATFLHHDYEFYSNLRCWDKSCNHSFYVPKPQSIPEPSQLDIDGKVDFSNMRHSLHTVIRALYLYFINGSSTRGVSQFLIDCEGIKVSHVTIADWTKKFAPLFLYISRYLKPIDLDSSDEWHVDETVIKIKGKRFYAWTVIDAETRFVLAFHLSPYRDSQAAFKVLNYAKKHFGQPHSIVTDRYWAYNAPIKVLFPNSNHIRVESFQDDISNNLIESFFQIFKSWVKQRRGFASFQSANKLIAVFVFAFNFVRTSNVLNQSTPAQVAGINYSNRNRTFWLLHSNNAA
- a CDS encoding AAA family ATPase, which produces MEEFNQELKLMLEIFPPHIRENLQKRNDLEDLVEVVLDLGRKPEARYPREFIYLTDDTVTEKDLEFIYNRTGPFGLDNRSGIEKTLHRISAIRNRRDKIVGLTCRVGKAVYGTADIIRDIVERGDKTLLLGRPGVGKTTILREAARILADEFRKRVIIVDTSNEIAGDGDIPHPAIGHARRMQVKTPDKQHDVMIEAVENHMPEVIIIDEIGTYQEAEAARTIAERGVQLIATAHGNTLENLILNPTLSELIGGIDTVTLGDEEAKRRNSQKTVLERKAPSTFDAVVEIFDRNTLKIHAPLEKVVDYILRGGAPRPEIRLRKNDGQHEIIQNSNITDEWNEMDAQTEGNYQNDALQKIYPYAVSKDTLKRLIKELQVPAKLTKHMQEADIMLTVKAQKRKGAKKIQKAYQENIPVHVIRKNKEKQVEKVLRHIFKKEVEENDSEM
- the holB gene encoding DNA polymerase III subunit delta', which codes for METTQETINFQTWSFDKFIGQEKIVKNLLRQLTSGNTGHAYMFVGPEGQGKGSLARIFAAGLLCESVDENSGPCGICYSCSKLKKSIHPDLVTIGSESKSIKIEEVRKVKQYINYRPTDSKKKIYLIESAENMTREGANSILKMLEEPPEYVVFLLTVNELERMLPTVISRCQIHQFLPLTEEQLYKALSNRTHASQEQLELAVSLSGGMIGRGLAILQDESYYDMIKKAHSFVEKFEKLTLPELLDWAEKIDSMDNCEEFLELLNIVFKQKLSENQTSDSINKLARIMEIILETKGQLLTNVNRLLALEAMMVKIKEVD
- a CDS encoding aminotransferase class I/II-fold pyridoxal phosphate-dependent enzyme; this translates as MDSLQQAIDEYIKNQYSRYHTPGHIGGEGSPAISLLGEQVFKADLTELPGLDDLHAPENVIKNAQSRAAQVFGADFTHFLVNGSSAGIIAMILAMVEPGKKLAVPRNAHRSVYHGLILSGAIPEYIPVEVPKESPVAFNISPDELNNTISTNIDSSKTPEAVLITNPSYHGVAIDMNKVALDSNIPLLVDEAHGAHFIFSKDLPPDASEYGGDLWVQSTHKTLGSLTQSSMLHGIENLVSREKLAFMLQLVQTTSPSYPLMASLESVIEYADKYHKHWQEFISNRLKYIRNKICEIPGLQLVTPEQITTGFKLDPSKLTIDLRELNISGYKLSDLLRNEFGIQVELVDSNSIMLMLTPYHTERELDYLINSLETIVNNKNSYQIVNNTVDKQLVAKTDIPYPQVEITPREAVYQEGEYIELSEAIGRVAQEFVIPYPPGIPALVPGEIITGDVYEYLNKLTENPEIHIQGFYYSSSSYIKVIR
- a CDS encoding cyclic-di-AMP receptor, translating into MKLIIVILQDKDTPPLLDALNEKEIRVTKLASSGGFLRAGNTTLLIGVTQDQVNDVIDLIKNHCSSRQQMVNPVSPVGGTTDTYLPFPVEVTVGGATIFVVDVDNFEQV
- the tmk gene encoding dTMP kinase, producing MSKRGKFITFEGIDGCGKSTQLKKVTSKLKKLGFNVVSTREPGGTSVGDAIREILLAPKHYNMTIETEALLYAASRVQHIEEFIIPNLAEDNIVLCDRFVDSSVAYQGIKLSHEEVIRVNQPAYDKVTPDITFLIDITPERAAKRLGIEKDRIENRGVNYQSQVRENYLFLAEEEPDRIVIINGDQSEEKVFEELWNVLEDILIRN